A portion of the Halobacillus ihumii genome contains these proteins:
- a CDS encoding Mu transposase C-terminal domain-containing protein: MSPHNNSVLTSYTEEQRAKAMERFRLIRPYLEGETSLSTIALDTPVSLRTLQRWVQYYRKRGLQALVAKERFDRGSRKISPEIVKVIEGLALKKAPPSMASIHRKVERIAMEHGWTVPSYGTVYNIIESLPSSLKTLGNEGSVIYKENFDLIHRREAQQPNEIWQADHTLLDIWIWNEKEKPARPWLTIIMDDYSRAVAGYFLSFDAPSAIQTSLALHQAIWSKEDSRWRVCGIPSIFYTDHGSDFTSDHLEQVGADLRMQLIFSTVGVPRGRGKIERFFQTINQLFLQEQPGYISHSRPSLSPSMTLPELDRQLREFLIETYHFRVHGTTGFPPVTRWEAEGFLPQLPNSLEDLDLLLLNVATSRRIHPDGIRFQGFRYESTTLAPYIGEDVTIRYNPRDLAEIRVFFHRQFLCRAICPELAGYEVDIKDIIAARSHRKRNATRQIKTRNAVFEELVQDSLKRSKTTETDETPTSSNTKLKRYKYE, translated from the coding sequence ATGTCGCCTCATAATAATTCCGTCCTGACCTCTTACACTGAAGAACAAAGAGCCAAAGCCATGGAAAGGTTCCGTCTTATTCGCCCTTACTTAGAAGGCGAAACGTCTTTATCGACCATTGCTTTAGACACTCCTGTTTCATTACGTACTTTGCAAAGGTGGGTCCAATATTATCGCAAAAGGGGATTGCAAGCACTGGTGGCCAAGGAACGCTTCGATCGAGGCAGCCGAAAAATATCACCTGAAATCGTTAAAGTGATTGAAGGGCTTGCTTTAAAAAAAGCACCTCCTAGTATGGCTTCCATCCATCGAAAAGTTGAAAGGATTGCGATGGAGCATGGATGGACGGTTCCGAGCTATGGAACTGTCTACAATATTATCGAATCCCTTCCTTCTTCGTTAAAAACATTAGGGAATGAAGGATCAGTTATATACAAGGAAAACTTTGATTTAATTCATCGACGAGAAGCCCAACAGCCCAATGAGATATGGCAAGCCGATCATACCTTATTGGATATTTGGATTTGGAATGAAAAAGAAAAACCAGCTCGCCCTTGGCTAACCATTATTATGGATGACTATAGCCGTGCCGTAGCTGGTTACTTTTTAAGTTTTGATGCTCCTTCGGCTATTCAAACGTCTCTCGCATTACATCAAGCCATTTGGTCAAAGGAAGACAGCCGATGGAGGGTTTGTGGTATTCCGAGTATTTTCTATACCGATCATGGCAGTGATTTTACTTCGGACCATCTGGAACAGGTTGGTGCTGATCTACGTATGCAACTCATTTTCTCCACTGTTGGGGTCCCTAGAGGACGAGGGAAAATTGAGCGTTTTTTCCAAACCATCAACCAGTTATTTTTACAGGAGCAACCCGGTTACATCTCCCATTCACGACCTTCTCTATCTCCATCTATGACTTTACCCGAACTTGATCGTCAGTTACGAGAATTTCTGATTGAAACGTATCATTTTCGTGTTCATGGAACAACAGGTTTCCCACCTGTGACACGCTGGGAAGCCGAAGGTTTCCTTCCTCAACTCCCCAATTCTCTCGAGGATTTGGATTTACTATTATTGAATGTTGCTACATCTCGCCGTATCCATCCGGATGGCATACGATTTCAAGGTTTTCGCTATGAATCAACGACATTAGCTCCTTATATCGGAGAAGATGTGACCATTCGATATAACCCTCGTGATTTAGCTGAAATAAGGGTCTTTTTCCATCGCCAGTTTTTATGCCGGGCGATTTGTCCGGAATTAGCTGGGTATGAAGTTGATATCAAAGATATTATAGCTGCACGAAGTCATCGGAAAAGAAATGCCACCCGTCAAATCAAGACACGTAATGCGGTTTTTGAAGAGTTGGTACAAGATTCCCTTAAAAGGTCCAAAACAACAGAAACTGACGAAACTCCGACATCATCTAACACAAAATTAAAGAGGTATAAGTATGAGTGA
- a CDS encoding recombinase family protein → MKHYGLRTPFKDEKISPFISEVHNLREGDTVVVYKLDRIGRSTKHLVDLINDFQDKGINFVSINENIDTTTAMGKLVFTIFSGLAQFERDIISERTKSGLDAARSRGRKGGRPKKDQSKLDMAFRMYDSKEYRIQEILDATSLSRATFYRYLGERNNNSYG, encoded by the coding sequence ATGAAACATTATGGGTTACGTACGCCATTTAAAGATGAAAAAATCTCGCCATTTATCTCTGAAGTTCACAATCTACGTGAAGGAGATACGGTAGTCGTTTATAAGCTCGATCGAATTGGCCGGAGCACAAAACACTTGGTAGATCTAATCAATGACTTCCAGGATAAAGGCATTAACTTTGTTTCTATTAATGAAAATATAGATACGACAACGGCGATGGGGAAACTCGTGTTTACGATCTTCAGTGGTCTGGCTCAGTTTGAGCGTGACATTATTTCAGAGAGGACGAAATCAGGGCTAGATGCTGCCAGATCTCGAGGACGAAAAGGTGGTCGACCAAAAAAAGACCAATCCAAGTTGGATATGGCCTTTCGCATGTATGATAGTAAGGAATACAGGATTCAAGAGATATTGGATGCTACCAGCTTAAGTAGAGCTACTTTCTACAGATACTTAGGAGAACGGAATAATAATTCTTACGGGTAA
- a CDS encoding AAA family ATPase: MSDQSTFLETKEYRRFVEFCEACRKYQYIGVCYGEAGVGKTMAAKHLTRWDLLSPWLDLPRIEDDQQVPLEVLDEHTLYYTAPVVKPAQIGRDLSVLNLRLAMLHEKAHYQKDGIQRRIPDFYGSTELVLVDEADRLKLVGLELIRDMYDQHPMGVVLIGMPGFERQLMRYPQLYSRIGFAHEYKTLKRDEMTFILKNKWKELGLNINLEDFVDYEAFTAVVRMTGGNFRLIQRLFTQVERVMAINQIETISKEVVDAARESLVIGHK, encoded by the coding sequence ATGAGTGATCAGTCAACCTTTTTAGAAACGAAGGAATATCGCCGTTTTGTGGAATTTTGTGAAGCTTGCCGGAAGTACCAATATATTGGTGTATGTTATGGGGAGGCTGGTGTCGGCAAGACAATGGCTGCAAAACACCTCACCCGGTGGGACCTATTATCGCCATGGCTTGATCTTCCAAGAATAGAAGACGATCAACAAGTCCCATTAGAAGTCCTCGATGAACATACTCTTTATTATACAGCTCCTGTTGTTAAACCGGCTCAGATTGGAAGGGATTTATCTGTCTTGAATCTTCGCTTAGCCATGCTGCATGAAAAAGCGCATTATCAAAAAGATGGCATACAGAGACGAATCCCAGATTTTTATGGCAGTACCGAACTTGTACTCGTTGACGAAGCTGATCGCCTTAAATTAGTGGGGTTGGAATTAATCCGAGACATGTACGATCAACATCCAATGGGAGTCGTACTTATTGGTATGCCTGGTTTTGAGCGCCAATTAATGCGCTATCCGCAGTTATATTCCCGTATTGGCTTTGCGCATGAATATAAAACATTAAAAAGAGATGAAATGACCTTCATATTAAAAAATAAATGGAAGGAACTCGGTTTGAACATTAACCTTGAAGATTTTGTGGATTACGAGGCCTTTACGGCTGTCGTACGTATGACTGGTGGGAATTTTCGGCTTATTCAGCGCCTGTTCACACAAGTTGAACGAGTCATGGCCATCAATCAGATCGAGACCATATCAAAAGAAGTGGTTGATGCGGCCAGGGAAAGTCTTGTAATTGGTCATAAATAG
- a CDS encoding SRPBCC domain-containing protein yields the protein MGKFLELVPDKRIVQSVIFDSDDPAFSGEMRQKWLLEAISEGTKVTIVCENVPEGIRKKDHDEGLKSTLENLASFTE from the coding sequence GTGGGGAAGTTTTTGGAGTTGGTTCCAGACAAGCGAATAGTGCAATCAGTAATATTCGATTCCGATGATCCAGCGTTCTCGGGTGAGATGAGACAGAAATGGCTTTTGGAAGCCATTTCAGAAGGCACAAAGGTTACTATCGTTTGTGAAAATGTACCTGAAGGAATACGGAAGAAGGATCACGACGAAGGTTTGAAGTCCACACTAGAGAATCTTGCTAGCTTCACTGAATGA
- a CDS encoding serine hydrolase — translation MFLYIFIFIGFFVLLLVMGFFWLSHWMKKPDADYVLNFIAKNPERASLSIIKNGKSLANVQSDRLLSLASTVKIIIAIEYSQQAAHTEIDPAERIKTDDLARFYIPGTDGGAHEVWLKTMKEQGLLQDGTVSLVEIAKGMISHSSNANTEFLMMRLGLDKINANPEKLQLSRHEQIYPFVSALFIPYEIAHQKKLNIHNKKDAKKIAAYIKDMSQAAYIEESIKIHDKLIQDINGDYKNKVNIKAWHNIAFDRLASKRFVRSTTSEYVSIVRRMNEGLYFPSRIWEHLQPIMEWPMNGQKNQKRFKNLGGKGGSTAYILTYAFYAEDKQGNKTELAVFFNDIYGYETVKLSNSSSAFQLAMLTGSSGWEEKLKAFLDG, via the coding sequence TTGTTTTTATACATCTTTATTTTCATCGGTTTTTTTGTTCTTTTGTTAGTAATGGGATTCTTTTGGTTAAGTCATTGGATGAAAAAACCTGATGCAGATTATGTTTTAAATTTTATTGCTAAAAATCCAGAAAGAGCTTCGTTGTCTATTATAAAAAACGGAAAAAGTCTTGCCAACGTTCAATCTGATCGATTGCTATCATTGGCAAGCACAGTGAAGATTATTATAGCTATTGAATATTCTCAACAAGCAGCACATACTGAAATTGATCCAGCTGAAAGAATTAAAACAGATGATTTAGCACGTTTTTATATACCTGGGACAGATGGCGGCGCTCATGAAGTATGGTTGAAAACAATGAAAGAGCAGGGACTTTTGCAAGACGGCACTGTCTCACTGGTGGAGATTGCAAAAGGAATGATATCCCATAGCTCAAACGCTAACACAGAATTCTTGATGATGCGGCTGGGACTCGACAAAATAAATGCTAATCCCGAAAAGCTACAGTTGTCGAGGCACGAGCAAATTTACCCCTTTGTATCAGCCCTTTTTATTCCATATGAGATTGCACATCAAAAGAAGCTTAATATACATAATAAAAAGGATGCAAAAAAGATAGCGGCATACATTAAGGATATGTCGCAAGCAGCTTATATTGAAGAGTCCATTAAAATTCACGATAAACTCATTCAAGATATAAATGGTGACTATAAAAACAAGGTGAACATAAAGGCATGGCACAATATCGCATTTGATAGGCTAGCGTCCAAACGATTTGTTCGTTCCACGACTTCAGAATATGTTTCAATTGTACGGAGAATGAACGAAGGGTTGTATTTTCCATCGCGTATTTGGGAGCACTTGCAGCCAATTATGGAGTGGCCAATGAACGGACAGAAAAATCAAAAAAGATTTAAAAATTTAGGCGGCAAGGGAGGTTCAACGGCTTACATTCTCACATATGCTTTCTATGCAGAAGATAAGCAAGGAAATAAAACGGAGTTAGCAGTCTTTTTTAACGACATCTATGGCTACGAAACAGTTAAGCTTTCAAATAGTTCCTCCGCTTTTCAATTAGCCATGCTTACAGGAAGCTCTGGCTGGGAAGAGAAATTAAAAGCCTTTCTTGATGGTTGA
- a CDS encoding DUF3784 domain-containing protein — MAGAIIVILVVFLICGIIFSSGKGAFLIAGFNSMSEEEKEKYDEITLSKFMGKVMFALSFSLLFLVLSEALEIRWLLIVGIILFIVIFVFMLIYTNSWNRFKK; from the coding sequence ATGGCTGGGGCAATTATTGTGATATTAGTCGTATTTCTTATATGTGGTATTATATTTTCAAGTGGAAAGGGAGCTTTCTTAATTGCAGGCTTTAATTCGATGTCAGAGGAAGAAAAAGAAAAATATGATGAAATCACCTTGAGTAAGTTTATGGGGAAAGTGATGTTTGCTTTATCATTTAGTTTGTTGTTCTTAGTGCTTAGTGAAGCACTTGAAATAAGGTGGTTATTAATTGTTGGGATTATCCTATTCATTGTAATTTTTGTATTTATGCTTATTTATACAAATTCATGGAATAGATTCAAAAAATAA
- a CDS encoding recombinase family protein, which translates to MESRRMGYIRVSSKDQNEERQMAAMKEHGINERDIFIDKVSGKDFKRENYQLLKRVLRPGDILYIHALDRFGRNKNEIVEEWNDITKNIQADIVVLDMPLLDTTQYKDSMGTFIADLVLQILSWMAQEERDRIRKRQREGIDAALKQGKALGRPKANITEAFREAYVEWKEGKITATRAMQKAQVKKTTFYKLVKQMEENPT; encoded by the coding sequence ATGGAAAGTAGACGAATGGGGTACATAAGGGTAAGTAGCAAAGACCAAAATGAAGAACGACAAATGGCGGCTATGAAAGAACATGGAATTAACGAACGAGATATTTTCATCGATAAAGTTAGTGGCAAAGATTTTAAGCGCGAAAACTATCAACTCCTCAAACGTGTTCTTCGTCCAGGTGATATTTTATACATTCATGCGCTTGACCGTTTCGGAAGAAACAAAAACGAAATTGTCGAAGAGTGGAATGATATCACAAAAAATATTCAGGCAGATATAGTTGTCTTGGACATGCCCTTGTTGGACACCACCCAATACAAAGACAGCATGGGGACCTTTATTGCTGACCTCGTCTTACAAATTCTATCTTGGATGGCGCAAGAAGAAAGAGATCGCATTCGAAAACGGCAACGGGAAGGTATTGATGCCGCATTAAAACAAGGGAAAGCCCTTGGAAGACCGAAAGCTAATATAACAGAAGCCTTCCGAGAAGCCTATGTGGAATGGAAAGAAGGAAAAATCACGGCCACTCGGGCTATGCAGAAAGCCCAGGTTAAGAAAACGACCTTTTATAAGCTCGTGAAACAGATGGAGGAGAATCCGACATAA
- a CDS encoding type I restriction endonuclease subunit R produces MNITQDWNEKGLVEDRVIEHLKSLGYTYVSGSSLDPERDTYMEIVLKKRFTQAVQRLNPWINENNLNKVVRSMTHLDFTSLMEANQHFHEVLINKLSVQQDVGKGRKSQTVELVDFDNIENNEFLVVDQFSITNAQGTIRPDVMVFVNGFPLVVIECKSPTLPPDEQIPQGVKQLSRYQRENESLFYYNQFMISTSNDRAKVGTIGSKLQHYTEWKDPYPRTISEIGDNPSSQDILVTGMLVKERLFDLIRNFIVYEPEDGRVIKKLGRYQQYRAVNRAVHRILHADKPQERGGVVWATQGSGKSLSMVFLATKLRRIAEWKNPTIVVVTDRQDLDQQITNTFRRCGFPNPQQAGSVTELRDYLNQGPGATIMTLVQKFQESEDEENFPEQTTSENVIVLVDESHRSQYSSLALNMRMALPNATYIGFTGTPIDKKDKSTRRTFGDYIDKYPIEQAVEDGATVPIFYESRLVDLHVQGETIDQLFDRFFREYSEEDRERIKQKYVTEEAITASPKRVRNIVLDIIEHFEQHIQPNGFKAQIVAVSREAAVMYKQMLDELSNYQSKVIMSAGHNDEKHLQEHHLSKQEEKQVIQRFKKPMHEDELSFLIVCDKLLTGFDAPIEQVMYLDKPLKEHNLLQAIARTNRTYNKKTYGLIVDYFGVSRFLEEALGVFHEEDIKGALSDIDAEIPKLQTRHRKAMRFFDYQNREDLDGCLAILEPEDIRNEFDTAFKQFSESMDMVMPNPKAKPYLEDLRWLGKVRKLAKSRYHIEEGMDISDCGEKVRQLIEEHVYATTPEVLFEPIDILSNRFEEKLDEIKTPESKAAEMEHALKHEIRIKLEENPVLYTSLKERLEELIERRKERQMTIEELLEEYRDMIHEMRNNAEESKEHGFEPKQYPFFQLLEKELASNEEESLKELTHIITEIIVDHAVIDWVEKDDVKREMRKKIKRQLRASNCANKQVENLALQLMNLAEVHYKQIGY; encoded by the coding sequence ATGAACATTACCCAAGACTGGAACGAAAAAGGTCTAGTTGAAGATCGGGTCATTGAACATCTGAAATCACTAGGGTACACGTATGTGTCTGGATCATCGCTTGATCCGGAACGGGATACTTATATGGAAATCGTACTCAAGAAACGCTTCACTCAAGCTGTTCAACGATTAAATCCTTGGATCAATGAGAATAACCTCAATAAAGTCGTCCGTTCTATGACGCACTTAGACTTTACCAGCCTCATGGAAGCGAATCAGCATTTCCATGAGGTTTTGATTAATAAGCTTTCCGTTCAGCAGGATGTCGGGAAGGGACGGAAGAGTCAAACGGTAGAATTGGTTGATTTTGACAACATTGAAAATAATGAGTTCCTTGTCGTCGATCAATTTTCGATCACGAATGCTCAGGGAACGATTCGTCCAGATGTCATGGTGTTCGTTAATGGCTTCCCTCTCGTGGTCATTGAGTGCAAGAGTCCGACGTTGCCACCAGATGAACAGATCCCTCAAGGGGTAAAGCAGCTGTCGCGCTATCAACGAGAGAATGAATCGTTATTCTATTACAATCAATTCATGATCTCGACGAGCAATGACCGAGCTAAAGTGGGAACGATTGGATCGAAGCTTCAACATTATACCGAGTGGAAGGATCCCTATCCAAGAACCATATCTGAAATTGGGGATAATCCTTCTTCTCAAGACATCCTTGTGACCGGTATGCTCGTCAAAGAACGGTTATTTGATTTAATCCGAAATTTCATCGTTTACGAACCAGAGGATGGACGTGTGATTAAAAAGCTAGGACGCTACCAGCAGTACCGAGCGGTTAATCGTGCTGTTCATCGGATTTTACATGCGGATAAACCTCAAGAACGTGGTGGGGTAGTCTGGGCGACGCAAGGATCGGGAAAGTCACTGTCCATGGTCTTTTTAGCGACGAAGTTAAGACGAATCGCTGAATGGAAGAACCCGACGATTGTCGTAGTCACCGACCGACAGGATTTGGACCAACAAATTACCAATACATTCCGTCGCTGTGGTTTTCCGAATCCTCAACAGGCGGGTTCTGTAACCGAACTACGAGATTATTTGAACCAAGGTCCTGGGGCGACGATTATGACGCTCGTGCAAAAGTTTCAGGAATCCGAAGATGAAGAGAACTTTCCGGAACAGACCACATCTGAAAATGTCATTGTGTTAGTGGATGAAAGCCACCGCAGTCAGTATAGTTCCCTGGCTCTCAATATGCGGATGGCTCTCCCGAATGCCACGTACATTGGATTTACAGGAACACCTATTGATAAAAAAGATAAGAGTACACGACGCACGTTTGGAGATTACATCGATAAGTATCCGATCGAACAGGCAGTAGAAGATGGGGCAACGGTGCCGATTTTCTATGAATCTCGACTTGTTGATTTGCATGTTCAAGGAGAAACGATCGATCAGTTGTTTGATCGCTTCTTCAGGGAGTACTCAGAAGAGGACCGGGAACGAATCAAACAGAAATACGTCACAGAAGAAGCGATAACGGCTTCTCCTAAACGGGTGCGAAATATTGTACTTGATATTATTGAACACTTTGAGCAACATATTCAGCCGAACGGATTCAAAGCACAAATTGTCGCTGTATCCCGTGAGGCAGCTGTGATGTATAAACAGATGTTGGATGAATTGAGTAATTACCAATCTAAAGTAATTATGTCAGCTGGCCATAATGATGAAAAACATCTACAGGAACACCACTTATCCAAACAAGAAGAGAAGCAGGTTATCCAAAGATTTAAAAAGCCGATGCATGAAGATGAGCTAAGTTTCTTAATCGTTTGTGATAAGTTACTGACGGGTTTCGATGCCCCCATCGAACAAGTGATGTATTTGGATAAACCATTGAAAGAGCACAACTTGCTGCAGGCCATTGCCAGAACAAACCGTACGTATAATAAAAAGACATATGGATTGATTGTTGATTACTTTGGTGTCTCAAGATTTTTAGAAGAAGCGTTAGGTGTCTTCCATGAGGAAGACATCAAAGGGGCACTTAGTGATATTGATGCAGAGATTCCGAAATTACAAACCAGGCACCGTAAAGCAATGCGCTTTTTCGACTATCAAAATCGGGAGGACTTGGATGGGTGTCTTGCTATTCTTGAGCCCGAAGATATTCGAAATGAGTTCGATACGGCGTTCAAGCAGTTTTCTGAAAGTATGGACATGGTGATGCCCAATCCGAAAGCGAAGCCGTATTTGGAGGATTTGCGCTGGCTAGGGAAGGTCCGGAAGTTGGCCAAGTCCAGGTACCACATTGAAGAAGGCATGGATATATCCGACTGTGGTGAAAAAGTGCGGCAACTGATTGAAGAACACGTCTACGCCACGACTCCTGAAGTCTTGTTCGAACCAATTGATATTTTATCCAATCGGTTTGAGGAAAAATTAGATGAAATCAAGACACCGGAATCGAAAGCAGCAGAAATGGAACATGCTTTGAAGCATGAAATTCGTATCAAACTGGAAGAGAATCCTGTTTTATATACATCTTTAAAAGAACGTTTAGAGGAATTGATCGAGCGTCGGAAAGAGCGGCAAATGACGATTGAGGAATTGCTTGAAGAATACCGTGATATGATTCATGAGATGCGGAATAATGCCGAAGAAAGTAAAGAGCATGGATTTGAGCCAAAACAATATCCCTTTTTTCAATTGCTAGAAAAGGAACTAGCTTCCAATGAGGAAGAGAGTTTGAAGGAATTGACTCACATCATCACGGAGATTATTGTCGATCATGCTGTGATTGATTGGGTGGAAAAAGATGATGTGAAAAGAGAGATGCGCAAGAAGATCAAGCGACAGCTGCGAGCTAGTAATTGTGCTAATAAGCAAGTCGAAAATCTGGCCTTACAATTGATGAACCTGGCGGAAGTTCACTATAAACAGATCGGATATTGA
- a CDS encoding YesK family protein: MIGGPFLVAIVPGVLVLLITWWFRKLNFSLFVRIVPSILTVIAAIILFYIGFVNIRGFEGAAYGILAFSLIGFAIVSFVIANKKPSVDG, from the coding sequence ATGATTGGAGGGCCATTTCTCGTAGCTATTGTCCCAGGAGTATTAGTATTGTTAATTACTTGGTGGTTTAGAAAATTAAACTTTTCTTTATTTGTACGAATTGTACCAAGTATTCTAACCGTAATTGCTGCAATTATCTTGTTTTACATTGGTTTCGTAAACATCAGGGGGTTCGAAGGGGCGGCATACGGAATTTTAGCTTTCTCTTTAATTGGTTTTGCAATAGTGTCTTTTGTTATAGCAAATAAAAAACCATCCGTTGATGGGTAG
- a CDS encoding IS110 family transposase, with protein sequence MNPVIGLDVAKGESQIQAFLDKGEPYRKSFSILHNVKELNKFLDFLKEIESLAGGKPSVILESTGHYHTPIIQFLEEQQYMYIIVNPLIAHRAKSSSLRKVKTDAIDAYNLCELYYKEELEPSKKRGIRLLNLRNLTRQHETISSVAAQTKLQLQSILDQVFPEYRGVFGNLYSKVSLQVLLIFPTSKSVLSVTGPVLADKIASLCKSRSDKWAKEKAKKLRDAAIRNPFQNNLYQSHIINLEIMINIVLQYQEHLSKLAAEIDALAKEVEEYELIQSIPGIGEKIAATIISEIGEIERFNHPKKLVAFTGVDPSVYSSGKFTASVNRITKRGSSRLRQALFMAVQCGIRDARKKKTSVEIIPRNKRLREFYDKKRDEGKPFRVAIIACVNKLLHWIFAMLKSNTTFLDIA encoded by the coding sequence ATGAATCCAGTCATTGGTCTGGATGTTGCCAAAGGGGAAAGTCAGATTCAAGCGTTTTTAGATAAGGGAGAGCCTTATCGTAAAAGTTTTAGTATCCTGCATAATGTTAAAGAGCTTAATAAATTTCTTGACTTCTTAAAGGAGATTGAGTCTCTAGCTGGGGGAAAACCTTCGGTTATTTTGGAATCGACTGGACACTACCATACTCCTATTATTCAATTTTTAGAGGAACAACAATATATGTATATTATTGTTAATCCATTGATTGCACATCGAGCGAAAAGTTCAAGTTTGCGAAAGGTGAAAACAGATGCCATAGATGCCTACAACCTGTGTGAGCTTTATTATAAAGAGGAACTGGAACCTAGTAAGAAAAGAGGGATCCGCCTCTTAAACCTTCGTAATCTAACAAGACAGCACGAAACTATTTCAAGTGTAGCAGCACAAACCAAACTACAACTTCAATCGATATTGGACCAAGTATTTCCTGAATATAGAGGAGTATTTGGGAACCTGTATTCAAAAGTTTCTTTACAGGTACTTTTAATATTTCCAACATCGAAATCAGTTTTAAGTGTCACTGGACCTGTCTTAGCAGATAAAATAGCTTCACTATGTAAGAGTCGTTCAGATAAATGGGCTAAGGAAAAGGCAAAAAAGCTACGAGATGCAGCAATTCGTAACCCATTTCAAAATAACTTGTATCAAAGTCATATTATTAACCTAGAAATAATGATAAATATTGTTCTTCAATACCAAGAGCATCTATCAAAGTTAGCTGCTGAAATAGATGCCCTTGCCAAAGAAGTTGAAGAATATGAATTAATCCAATCTATCCCAGGTATCGGAGAAAAAATTGCGGCAACGATAATTTCTGAAATTGGTGAGATAGAAAGGTTTAATCATCCCAAAAAGCTCGTTGCATTCACTGGAGTCGATCCTAGTGTGTACTCCTCTGGTAAGTTTACAGCTTCCGTAAACCGTATTACCAAAAGAGGATCTAGCAGATTAAGACAAGCTCTATTTATGGCTGTTCAATGCGGAATACGAGACGCTCGTAAAAAGAAAACAAGCGTGGAAATCATTCCACGTAATAAAAGATTAAGAGAATTTTACGATAAGAAACGCGATGAAGGTAAACCTTTTAGAGTAGCGATCATCGCTTGTGTTAATAAGCTTTTACATTGGATTTTTGCAATGCTTAAAAGTAATACAACTTTCCTAGATATAGCTTAA
- a CDS encoding M48 family metallopeptidase, whose amino-acid sequence MILPLLTYGTTDINYVLYSQNRKDIKISVDLVNGVEVYTPENLEGAKVKELIKKKSPWILTKLRELNEVQISVQPKEFVSGEKFPYLGRHYRLKVHKEPIEKAKLQFKQGKFIAVVLQNWSQEQTNHFLEGEFIQWYRTHGTSKIKERADKYQAILGVQSNSISLRTQHKRWGTCTPSGDIYINWRLVMAPVKVMDYVIVHELVHLLVAEHNEHFWKTVQSILPDYQQRKEWLRVHGMELHNIG is encoded by the coding sequence ATGATATTGCCTCTACTCACATATGGAACAACAGATATTAATTACGTTCTATATTCACAAAACCGTAAGGACATTAAAATATCGGTAGATTTAGTCAATGGGGTTGAGGTTTACACCCCTGAAAACCTAGAAGGTGCTAAAGTTAAGGAATTGATCAAAAAGAAATCCCCTTGGATCCTAACCAAGCTTAGAGAACTAAATGAAGTTCAGATATCGGTTCAACCGAAGGAATTTGTCAGTGGTGAAAAATTTCCTTACTTAGGTCGTCATTATCGCTTAAAAGTTCACAAGGAACCTATCGAAAAAGCCAAGCTCCAATTTAAGCAAGGAAAGTTTATTGCTGTTGTTCTCCAAAATTGGTCTCAAGAACAAACTAACCATTTTTTAGAAGGTGAGTTCATACAATGGTACCGAACCCATGGGACGAGTAAAATCAAAGAACGTGCTGATAAATACCAAGCCATACTTGGCGTTCAGTCGAATTCGATTAGCTTACGAACGCAACATAAACGCTGGGGCACTTGTACTCCCAGTGGTGACATCTATATCAACTGGCGTCTCGTCATGGCACCTGTCAAAGTGATGGATTATGTCATTGTACATGAATTGGTCCACTTGCTTGTAGCCGAACACAATGAGCATTTTTGGAAAACCGTTCAGTCGATTCTACCGGACTATCAACAACGAAAAGAATGGCTTCGCGTCCATGGAATGGAATTGCATAACATCGGGTGA
- a CDS encoding NUDIX domain-containing protein, producing MRDRGSVVLIDNKKVGLIKRTRNGSVYYVFSGGGIEVGENPETGAKREAFEELGVTVKVKECLEKT from the coding sequence GTGAGAGATAGAGGTTCTGTTGTGCTTATAGATAATAAGAAAGTTGGACTGATTAAAAGAACTAGGAATGGTTCCGTTTACTATGTTTTCTCCGGCGGAGGAATAGAAGTGGGTGAAAATCCGGAAACAGGGGCAAAAAGAGAAGCATTTGAGGAATTAGGTGTAACAGTCAAAGTTAAAGAGTGCCTTGAAAAGACTTAG